One window of the Candidatus Jettenia sp. genome contains the following:
- the accD gene encoding acetyl-CoA carboxylase, carboxyltransferase subunit beta yields the protein MVFFRKKKDMPDGLWTRCDGCKGMVYRKTAEEKMFVCPECNYHFRISGKDRLRLLLDENSFEEMWSNMLPCDPLNFQDRITYPERIISEQKKTGLKEAIIAGKGQIHGKEVMIGVTDHSFIMGSMGSVVGEKISRLAEKATELKLPLVIISGSGGGARMQEGVFSLMQMAKTSAAIARFKEAGGLYISVLTDPSLGGVMASFASLADITLSEPKALIGFAGPRVIQETIKRSLPKGFQTAEFLLEHGFLDLIIHRQDMKKELSRLIGYLQ from the coding sequence ATGGTCTTTTTTAGAAAAAAAAAGGATATGCCCGATGGTTTATGGACTCGGTGCGATGGTTGTAAGGGCATGGTATATAGAAAAACCGCTGAAGAAAAAATGTTTGTTTGTCCTGAATGCAATTATCATTTTCGGATATCAGGCAAAGATAGGCTAAGATTACTGCTTGACGAAAACAGTTTCGAAGAAATGTGGAGTAATATGTTGCCATGCGATCCACTCAATTTTCAGGATAGGATAACCTATCCGGAAAGAATCATCTCGGAACAGAAAAAAACAGGATTAAAAGAGGCGATAATTGCAGGAAAAGGACAGATCCATGGCAAAGAGGTAATGATCGGGGTCACAGATCATAGTTTCATCATGGGAAGTATGGGTTCTGTGGTTGGAGAAAAGATTAGTCGCCTTGCGGAAAAGGCCACGGAATTGAAATTACCTCTGGTAATTATTTCAGGATCAGGGGGTGGAGCCCGGATGCAGGAAGGGGTTTTCTCCTTAATGCAAATGGCAAAGACAAGCGCTGCTATCGCCCGGTTTAAAGAGGCAGGCGGTCTTTATATATCGGTTTTAACAGACCCATCTTTAGGTGGTGTAATGGCGAGTTTTGCCTCCCTCGCAGATATTACCCTATCAGAACCAAAGGCATTAATAGGTTTTGCAGGTCCCAGAGTCATACAGGAAACCATAAAGCGTTCTCTCCCAAAAGGTTTTCAGACTGCTGAATTCCTGTTAGAACATGGTTTTTTAGACCTGATTATCCATCGTCAGGATATGAAAAAAGAATTATCGAGATTAATTGGCTATTTACAATAA
- a CDS encoding WecB/TagA/CpsF family glycosyltransferase, with product MNTTKNRINFFDTSIDLLTMDETLQYIEKIIEERIVTQHVVVNVAKLVMMQRDAELRNVVNSCDLINADGQGVVWGARVLGLNIPERVAGIDLFLKVVELAAKKGYRLYFLGARQEIIERVVIRFLLKYPKLQIAGYRNGYFSKAEEAKIVEIIQNSRPHVLFVAMSSPQKEIFLNQYIESLQIPFMMGVGGSFDVVAGYTNRAPLWAQKAGLEWFFRLMCEPRRMWKRYLISNTVFAWMILKALFRKV from the coding sequence ATGAATACAACGAAAAATCGAATCAATTTTTTTGATACAAGCATTGATCTTTTAACTATGGATGAGACATTACAGTATATAGAAAAGATTATTGAAGAGCGTATTGTTACTCAACATGTAGTGGTTAATGTTGCAAAACTAGTGATGATGCAACGGGATGCTGAATTAAGGAATGTTGTGAACTCATGTGACCTTATTAATGCCGATGGCCAGGGCGTTGTTTGGGGGGCAAGGGTGTTAGGATTGAATATTCCCGAACGTGTTGCTGGAATCGATCTTTTCCTGAAGGTTGTGGAACTTGCGGCGAAGAAAGGCTACCGATTGTATTTTTTAGGGGCTAGACAAGAAATTATAGAGAGGGTTGTTATAAGATTTTTATTGAAATACCCGAAATTACAAATTGCAGGGTATCGGAATGGATACTTTAGCAAAGCAGAGGAAGCAAAAATTGTAGAAATTATCCAGAATTCACGGCCACATGTGCTGTTTGTTGCCATGAGTAGTCCGCAAAAAGAAATTTTTTTAAATCAATATATAGAAAGCCTGCAAATTCCTTTTATGATGGGAGTAGGAGGGAGCTTCGATGTTGTTGCAGGATATACAAACCGCGCTCCTCTTTGGGCGCAAAAAGCAGGTCTCGAATGGTTTTTTCGTCTTATGTGCGAACCACGCCGAATGTGGAAAAGATATCTTATATCAAATACAGTTTTTGCTTGGATGATTTTAAAGGCTTTATTCAGGAAAGTCTAA
- the asnB gene encoding asparagine synthase (glutamine-hydrolyzing) translates to MCGIAGIFNYKNTHSLNPSLLRRMCKTIAHRGPDDEGFYMNQRDRLGIGHRRLSIIDLKLGKQPMSNSHEDIWIVFNGEIYNYIELKKELQAKGYRFRTTSDTEVIILLYEEYGEKGFERLNGIFAFAIYDKNKRSLILVRDHFGVKPLYYWIRNGRVLFASEMKAIFQDDSVEKELDFEALNSFLTFRYNPSPQTLFKHIKKLYPGHYLKITFEGGWEMKSYWENIPKINTRITEDDAAEEYRRLLTNAVKRQMMSDVPVGLLLSGGVDSAVLGYLMQKNYSEKVKTFTIGFPGSGDYNELHDARSSAQFIESEHHDITISYKDYLDFFYRSFSIIEEPIAETAIPALYYVSKFASNHLKVVLAGQGADEPMAGYHRYLGAHFISKYADILRNLPLTMITKFLSRNERLKRAAYVSQFSGELERILAVYTIFTPVQQELLYNNYTKSLNKSMDEELIYRLYSQTKELPDMLSKILYIDTRMSLSDDLLLFNDKVTMANSLEMRVPFLDIELVQFLESLPRSLKLKGTQRKYIHKRAVECWLPKEIIYRRKRGFMTPMDEWLQDDLAIIVKEILMHKDSACKRYFNLEYINQLIELHKSRRENYQKHIFVLLSFEMWHKTFLENQEMDRGTGKIADNH, encoded by the coding sequence ATGTGCGGAATTGCAGGTATATTCAACTATAAAAATACCCATTCATTAAATCCCTCACTCCTCAGACGGATGTGTAAGACTATTGCTCATCGGGGCCCCGATGACGAAGGCTTTTATATGAATCAGAGAGACAGATTAGGTATCGGGCACAGGCGATTGAGTATTATTGATCTTAAACTAGGAAAACAGCCCATGTCGAATTCTCATGAGGATATTTGGATTGTATTTAATGGTGAGATTTATAATTACATTGAATTGAAGAAAGAATTGCAAGCAAAGGGATATCGTTTTCGCACAACCTCTGATACCGAAGTTATCATTTTGCTCTATGAAGAGTATGGAGAAAAAGGATTCGAACGGCTGAATGGAATATTTGCGTTTGCGATTTATGATAAGAATAAACGATCTCTCATTCTTGTTCGTGATCATTTTGGGGTGAAGCCCCTGTACTATTGGATAAGGAATGGAAGGGTGCTGTTTGCCTCAGAAATGAAAGCCATTTTTCAGGATGATTCAGTAGAAAAGGAATTAGATTTTGAAGCACTCAATTCTTTTCTGACATTTCGCTACAATCCTTCGCCGCAGACATTATTTAAGCATATTAAGAAATTGTATCCTGGCCATTATCTGAAGATTACCTTTGAAGGTGGCTGGGAAATGAAAAGCTACTGGGAAAATATTCCCAAAATTAATACCCGCATTACTGAAGATGATGCTGCTGAAGAGTATCGTCGCTTGCTTACAAATGCTGTTAAACGGCAAATGATGAGCGATGTCCCCGTAGGGTTGCTCTTAAGCGGAGGCGTAGACTCAGCGGTCCTGGGCTATTTAATGCAAAAGAATTATTCTGAAAAGGTAAAGACTTTCACCATCGGATTCCCGGGAAGTGGAGATTACAACGAGCTACATGATGCGCGGTCCTCTGCGCAATTCATTGAGTCAGAACATCACGATATCACTATCTCATATAAGGATTATTTAGATTTTTTCTACAGATCCTTTTCCATCATTGAAGAGCCAATTGCTGAGACAGCAATTCCGGCTCTTTACTATGTTTCAAAATTCGCTTCAAATCATTTAAAAGTGGTACTGGCAGGGCAGGGGGCAGATGAGCCTATGGCTGGCTATCACCGTTATTTAGGCGCTCATTTCATAAGCAAATATGCAGACATTTTGAGAAATTTACCGCTCACAATGATTACAAAATTTCTGTCAAGAAACGAGCGATTAAAGAGGGCTGCTTACGTAAGTCAGTTTTCTGGCGAGTTGGAAAGAATATTGGCAGTCTATACAATCTTTACTCCTGTTCAGCAGGAGTTGCTGTATAACAATTACACGAAATCATTGAATAAAAGTATGGATGAAGAATTGATTTACCGCCTGTATTCTCAAACGAAAGAGTTACCGGATATGTTATCGAAGATTTTATACATCGATACCAGGATGAGTTTATCTGATGATCTGTTGCTTTTTAATGATAAAGTTACTATGGCTAATTCTCTTGAAATGCGTGTTCCTTTTTTAGACATCGAATTAGTTCAGTTTTTAGAATCACTTCCACGGTCGTTGAAATTAAAAGGAACTCAACGCAAATATATTCATAAAAGGGCTGTAGAATGCTGGCTACCGAAAGAAATTATTTATCGCAGGAAAAGAGGCTTTATGACACCCATGGATGAATGGCTCCAGGATGACCTGGCAATTATCGTAAAAGAAATTCTCATGCATAAGGACTCTGCTTGTAAAAGGTATTTTAATCTGGAATATATTAACCAATTGATCGAACTTCATAAAAGCAGGAGAGAAAATTATCAGAAGCATATATTTGTGCTTTTATCCTTTGAGATGTGGCACAAAACGTTTTTGGAAAATCAAGAAATGGATAGAGGAACAGGTAAGATAGCTGATAACCATTAA